A section of the Platichthys flesus chromosome 22, fPlaFle2.1, whole genome shotgun sequence genome encodes:
- the LOC133933453 gene encoding transcriptional regulator Myc-2-like, which translates to MPLDSSKNYDLDYDSLQPYFYSDNEDDAVNQSIVCGADSIIIQDCMWSGFSAAAKLEKVVSERLASLHAARKDLGPDTAPNSSSCSESEDENGDEDHDEEEEEDQEEEEGIDVVPVEKRQAVKRCYPSPLETRPPSPLVLKRFDVSTHKHDYTAHPSMRQEQPAVRRLKLESSSSSSSSSSSGGGGGGGSGGHSRVLKQTSSIRKCLSPRTSDTEDNDKRRIGGAFRERQRRLKLKLSLVALRDEIPEVANNKKAAKAVILKKATECIYSMQSDEQRLLTHKEQLRRRSELLKQRLAQMQGCRA; encoded by the exons ATGCCGCTGGATTCAAGTAAAAACTATGACCTGGACTACGACTCCCTGCAGCCGTATTTCTACTCTGACAACGAGGATGACGCGGTGAACCAGAGCATCGTCTGCGGCGCTGACTCCATCATCATCCAGGACTGCATGTGGAGCGGCTTCTCCGCCGCGGCCAAGCTGGAGAAGGTGGTGTCCGAGCGGCTCGCCTCCCTGCACGCCGCGCGCAAGGACCTGGGGCCGGACACGGcgcccaacagcagcagctgtagtgAATCAG aggATGAGAATGGAGACGAGGatcatgatgaggaggaagaggaggaccaggaggaagaggaggggattgACGTGGTCCCAGTGGAGAAGAGGCAGGCGGTGAAACGGTGCTACCCAAGTCCGCTGGAGACAAGGCCCCCCAGCCCGCTCGTGCTGAAGAGGTTTGACGTCTCCACCCACAAGCATGATTACACTGCCCATCCATCCATGAGGCAGGAGCAGCCGGCTGTCAGGAGGCTGaagctggagagcagcagcagcagcagcagcagcagcagcagcggtggaggaggaggtggaggcagcgGCGGCCACAGCAGGGTCCTCAAACAGACCAGCAGCATCCGCAAGTGTCTGAGCCCCCGGACGTCAGACACCGAGGACAATGACAAGAGAAGGATTGGAGGAGCCTTTCGGGagcgccagaggaggctgaagcTCAAGTTGAGCCTTGTCGCGCTGCGGGACGAGATCCCCGAGGTGGCCAACAACAAGAAGGCGGCGAAGGCGGTGATCCTGAAGAAGGCGACAGAGTGTATCTACAGCATGCAGTCAGACGAGCAGagactcctcacacacaaagagcagctgcgGAGGAGAAGTGAACTTTTAAAGCAGAGACTGGCACAGATGCAGGGCTGCCGTGCTTGA
- the LOC133933438 gene encoding uncharacterized protein LOC133933438, protein MASLVESFIQDPSQALLDQCTKDQLLRIAEHYEVDISDIKLKESVKTCLRDGLFEAGVLCRQSVSSPVTSVVPNPGALTFEQQKELLQLQLKQQLELERLKCEKEVELETIKHKTECAKLEMQQHQLQLVREGKLSDMGRVDSFEASGGKSSQCDLVNNLRLLPRFSESDPDSFFSLFERIADARDWPDADRTMLLQCVLTGKAQEAYSALGVSESKVYDTVKAAVLKAYELVPEAYRQRFRSGKRRDNQTYTELARDLTSQFNRWCAASEVVAFDDLCNLVVLEQLKNSVPERVATYITEHKVKTPRDAAVLADEYVLTHRSFWDTTGAAGHRNDTYSRPVKIKTANEADRQKFTQGGRSSVVNSDTCRYCQARGHWKKECPVLKARRSSGRVKPAVMAAPVITSESRALGQVQACTKPVAPQDDYSAFISDGWVSLVGGGVQVPIKILRDTGALDSFILESVLPFSSRTDTGGCVITLGMGMVPFSVPLHRLVLNCGLVQGEVSVGVRPQLPIGGLHMILGNDLAGDKVWADGQPNVVQPPTFPTVVEPSVTPLHLGDIFPACAVTRAASRDAQRMVEPEWLELPDSLLVDQLAGSQAELVAEQKADSSLMELFDQVVPASEVRDTAQCYFLLNGLLVRKWLSHGDASVGEPIFQVVVPTNCRNKVLQTSHGDVAGHLGVRKTYHRILQHFFWPRLKRDVALFVKTCHTCQITGKPNQVVKPAPLQPIPAIGQPFEHLIIDCVGPLPRSKSGHTYLLTVMCQVTRYPAAYPLRSITAKAVVGALTQFISVFGIPKVIQSDQGSNFTSHLFAQVLKQLHIKHNKSTAYHAQSQGALERFHQTLKSLLRAYCTELSGDWGGGLPWLLLAAREVIQESTGFSPNELVFGHKVRGPLAVLQDGCLPEDPPPNLKDYVSGFRLKLYRAGELAKQKLQKSQGKMKQRYDQRAEARQFNPGDRVLTLLPLVDSPFQAKYSGPFSVVRQVSDLNYLIETPGRRKSTRLCHVNLLKPYHTSESVSPLPKSSPAKPMLVSGPVLTSSMSELVVVEEEGLDIAPDDGLLRGRLKNSETLQDLNILVGHLNVVKRDELIKLINSYLSLFSDTPTQTHLIEHDIDVGVAEPIKQRFYRVSDEKRRQLEAEVQYMLDNDIAEPCSSNWASPCLLVKKADASLRPCTDYRKVNSITKPDLYPLPRMEDCIDMVGSATFVSKFDLLKGYWQVPLTKRARDISAFITPSGLYSYTVMPFGLRNAPATFQRLMNRVVSGLTGCAVYLDDVVVYSDTWEEHVQRIGALFDRLVWANLTVNLAKCEFARATVTYLGKVVGQGQVRPVEAKVMAVQKFPPPTTKKELMRFLGLVGYYRSFCKNFSSVVAPLTDLLKAKAEYIWSSMCQNAFDSVKALLCSAPVLAAPRFDQPFKLHVDASNVGVGAVLLQENAEGVECPVSFFSRKFNKHQYNYSVIEKEALALVWALQHFDVYVGSGLSPLTVFTDHNPLTFLKSLQNPNQRLMRLLGW, encoded by the exons ATGGCTTCCCTTGTGGAGAGTTTCATCCAGGATCCTTCACAGGCTTTGCTGGACCAGTGCACTAAAGATCAACTTCTTAGGATAGCAGAGCACTATGAAGTTGACATTTCAGATATAAAGTTAAAGGAGAGTGTGAAGACCTGCTTAAGGGATGGTCTGTTTGAGGCTGGAGTTTTGTGCAGGCAGTCTGTAAGCAGTCCAGTGACCAGTGTAGTGCCTAATCCTGGAGCTCTAACATTTGAACAACAGAAGGAGTTGCTGCAGTTGCAGTTAAAACAGCAGTTAGAGTTGGAGAggttgaaatgtgaaaaggaaGTAGAGTTGGAAACTATAAAGCATAAAACTGAGTGTGCCAAGTTGGAAATGCAACAGCATCAACTACAGCTGGTAAGAGAGGGTAAACTTTCAGATATGGGGAGAGTGGATAGTTTTGAGGCCTCAGGGGGCAAGTCTTCCCAGTGTGACCTGGTTAATAATCTCCGCCTGCTTCCCAGGTTTAGTGAGTCTGatccagattcatttttttctctgtttgagaggATAGCAGATGCTCGAGACTGGCCAGACGCAGACAGAACGATGCTGTTACAGTGTGTTCTGACTGGAAAGGCCCAGGAGGCTTACTCTGCTTTAGGTGTATCAGAAAGTAAGGTTTATGACACAGTGAAGGCAGCAGTGTTAAAAGCTTATGAACTTGTGCCAGAGGCATATCGCCAGCGTTTCAGATCTGGGAAGAGGCGGGATAATCAGACCTACACTGAATTGGCCCGTGATTTGACTTCCCAGTTTAACCGCTGGTGTGCAGCATCTGAAGTTGTTGCATTTGATGATCTCTGCAACCTGGTGGTACTGGAACAACTTAAGAACTCTGTACCTGAGCGGGTGGCTACCTACATTACTGAACATAAGGTAAAAACCCCGAGAGATGCTGCAGTCTTGGCTGATGAGTATGTTCTAACACACAGAAGTTTCTGGGACACAACGGGAGCAGCTGGTCATAGAAATGACACTTATTCTAGGCcagtaaagataaaaacagcTAACGAGGCAGATCGGCAAAAGTTTACTCAGGGTGGGCGGAGTTCAGTAGTAAATTCTGACACCTGTAGGTACTGTCAGGCAAGGGGGCACTGGAAAAAGGAGTGTCCAGTGCTGAAAGCCAGGAGGTCCTCTGGTCGGGTGAAACCTGCTGTTATGGCTGCTCCAGTTATAACATCTGAGAGCAGGGCGTTAGGTCAAGTGCAGGCTTGTACTAAGCCGGTAGCTCCTCAGGATGACTACTCTGCTTTCATTTCGGATGGGTGGGTCTCTTTGGTAGGAGGTGGGGTGCAGGTTCCCATTAAAATCCTAAGAGATACTGGAGCACTAGATTCTTTCATTCTTGAGTCTGTGTTACCATTTTCATCCAGGACTGATACTGGTGGATGTGTAATCACACTGGGGATGGGTATGGTTCCATTCTCGGTCCCATTGCATCGGTTGGTTCTAAATTGTGGTCTTGTTCAGGGGGAGGTGTCAGTGGGTGTTCGTCCCCAGTTACCTATTGGGGGTTTGCATATGATTTTGGGGAATGATTTGGCTGGTGACAAGGTGTGGGCCGATGGTCAGCCTAATGTAGTGCAGCCCCCTACATTCCCCACTGTAGTAGAGCCCTCTGTGACACCACTGCACTTGGGTGACATTTTCCCAGCCTGTGCCGTCACTCGTGCTGCCAGTCGTGATGCTCAGAGGATGGTGGAGCCAGAGTGGTTGGAGTTGCCAGATTCTTTGCTGGTTGACCAGTTAGCGGGTTCTCAGGCTGAGCTAGTGGCAGAACAGAAGGCTGATTCCTCTTTAATGGAGCTGTTTGACCAAGTTGTGCCAGCATCAGAGGTGAGGGATACTGCCCAGTGCTATTTCCTCCTAAATGGGCTATTGGTTCGGAAGTGGCTGTCACATGGTGATGCATCTGTAGGAGAGCCAATCTTCCAAGTTGTTGTCCCTACAAACTGTCGCAATAAAGTGCTCCAGACGTCACATGGTGACGTGGCAGGTCATCTTGGCGTCCGTAAAACTTACCACCGTATATTGCAGCATTTCTTCTGGCCACGCTTAAAGAGAGATGTTGCTCTTTTCGTTAAGACGTGTCATACCTGTCAGATCACTGGCAAGCCAAATCAGGTTGTTAAACCTGCTCCTCTACAGCCAATCCCCGCCATTGGACAGCCATTTGAgcatttgattattgattgtgtGGGGCCCCTACCTCGGTCCAAATCTGGACACACATATTTGCTGACTGTAATGTGTCAGGTTACCAGGTATCCTGCTGCTTACCCACTTCGCAGCATTACAGCCAAAGCCGTGGTTGGAGCGTTGACTCAGTTCATTTCAGTATTTGGCATCCCTAAAGTCATACAGTCTGACCAAGGTTCTAACTTCACATCCCATCTGTTTGCTCAGGTGCTTAAACAATTACACATCAAGCATAACAAATCAACAGCCTACCATGCGCAAAGTCAGGGTGCGCTTGAACGTTTCCACCAAACGTTGAAATCACTGTTGCGAGCTTATTGTACAGAACTGTCGGGTGACTGGGGGGGTGGGCTGCCCTGGTTGCTGTTAGCAGCTCGCGAAGTTATCCAGGAAAGTACTGGATTCAGCCCGAATGAACTGGTGTTTGGCCATAAAGTGCGTGGCCCACTTGCAGTTTTGCAAGATGGTTGTTTGCCAGAGGATCCACCTCCAAATCTTAAGGATTATGTTAGTGGTTTCAGATTGAAACTGTACAGGGCAGGTGAGCTGGCTAAGCAAAAGCTGCAGAAGTCACAGGGCAAGATGAAGCAACGATATGACCAACGGGCTGAGGCTCGCCAGTTTAACCCAGGTGACCGTGTACTTACTCTTCTGCCTCTGGTAGATTCCCCTTTTCAAGCTAAGTACAGTGGTCCTTTCTCTGTGGTGCGTCAAGTCTCTGATCTAAACTATTTGATTGAAACTCCTGGCCGTAGAAAATCTACAAGGTTGTGTCATGTAAACCTCCTGAAGCCATATCACACTAGTGAGTCTGTGTCTCCACTGCCGAAGAGCTCTCCAGCCAAGCCAATGTTGGTCTCTGGCCCTGTTTTGACCTCTTCCATGTCTGAACTAGTGGTAGTTGAGGAGGAAGGGTTGGATATTGCTCCAGATGATGGGTTGTTGCGGGGCCGGTTGAAAAATTCAGAGACGTTACAAGATCTAAATATCCTTGTCGGGCACTTAAATGTGGTTAAACGTGATGAATTGATTAAACTAATTAACAGCTATCTATCACTGTTTTCTGATACCCCAACCCAAACGCACTTAATTGAGCATGACATAGATGTTGGAGTTGCTGAGCCCATCAAGCAGCGTTTTTATCGTGTGTCAGATGAAAAAAGGAGACAGTTGGAGGCTGAAGTACAGTACATGCTGGATAATGATATTGCTGAGCCTTGTTCATCAAACTGGGCCTCCCCATGCCTCCTAGTAAAAAAGGCAGATGCTAGTTTGAGGCCCTGCACTGACTATCGTAAGGTGAACAGTATCACTAAACCTGATCTGTATCCACTTCCTCGTATGGAAGATTGTATTGATATGGTAGGTTCAGCCACATTTGTGAGCAAATTTGATCTTCTCAAAGGGTACTGGCAAGTCCCACTCACCAAAAGGGCAAGGGATATTTCAGCCTTCATAACTCCTTCTGGCTTGTATTCGTACACTGTTATGCCATTTGGTTTGAGGAATGCTCCTGCAACATTTCAACGGCTAATGAATCGGGTTGTTTCAGGGCTTACAGGTTGTGCAGTATACCTAGATGATGTTGTGGTGTATTCTGACACCTGGGAAGAACATGTACAGCGTATAGGTGCTCTCTTTGACAGGTTGGTCTGGGCCAACTTGACAGTAAATCTGGCCAAGTGTGAGTTTGCCAGAGCCACTGTGACCTATCTTGGGAAGGTGGTGGGTCAAGGCCAGGTTCGACCTGTGGAGGCCAAGGTCATGGCAGTGCAAAAGTTTCCCCCCCCTACCACCAAGAAAGAGCTGATGCGTTTCCTAGGGTTGGTAGGCTACTACCGCAGTTTTTGCAAGAACTTTTCATCTGTGGTTGCACCCTTGACCGACCTCTTGAAAGCTAAAGCTGAATATATTTGGTCTTCAATGTGTCAAAATGCATTTGACAGTGTAAAAGCCTTGTTGTGTTCAGCCCCAGTGCTGGCAGCGCCACGATTTGATCAGCCCTTTAAACTTCATGTAGATGCCAGCAATGTGGGTGTTGGGGCCGTCCTGTTGCAGGAGAATGCGGAGGGTGTAGAGTGTCCTGTGAGCTTCTTCTCAAGAAAATTTAACAAGCATCAATACAACTATTCAGTGATTGagaaggaggctttggcacTTGTTTGGGCTCTGCAGCATTTTGATGTCTATGTCGGCTCAGGGTTATCTCCGCTGACTGTCTTCACTGACCATAACCCCCTCACCTTCTTGAAGTCACTGCAAAATCCTAATCAGAGGCTAATGAG GCTGCTGGGTtggtga